A single region of the Brachypodium distachyon strain Bd21 chromosome 3, Brachypodium_distachyon_v3.0, whole genome shotgun sequence genome encodes:
- the LOC104583885 gene encoding uncharacterized protein LOC104583885 isoform X2 produces the protein MASQPPPSPPPSMAAAGDAAPAGLFSGVWSRLHAAASSWRHRRGEATGDGGNEGEEAVRSRLVRRAAAARRVGRKLAFVSFNLEVLVFVYAFWRARRRSLSWRQPIQALPMLVIPALATLIYAAFVRFTRMLDLKYKKRLERLQEEQQKIDSEPREFDQNNQRNIQNCDDMNDATNSLVATDFMAQTPKLSKQCQSSINLRDDVQADMAWGHSKDFQPMPSDGLRQRRFSSGKTYTTNSSAIESSEERTQKTPSVSAHSNQHVHVGDNHRSRSAISSMLAEPANIPHELPAGDGEEEGFGGLCDTVDTRSSPSKENPTSPVGSHSSFRDSDDSRLSEHGISSLPPVELYKVSEEHSLSLPENLEFSTVFIDEAPASPPEYFVAHSILNALSLNPSDVVLSTSGTSEKLLAEGVKEESLLESYKLAPLHTYPLTSENIPTPCSVVDSGVIISSDEETYPLPSVCRNIRSSAAIVNIDTVSPTLNLLPGLLDQGIEDLESSGFHVAEENMMPSNFVEEVSICPHAVKNIEHCLETPEFSLSSHGTEKMEVAENVRELAEEGGEDAREKEMCELYTEKENDTLVNLEDEAPQSEHVASTTDKWLETSEFSLCSQDAKMTEVLGIVSSVTVSPELNYPAFPELLAEGDEDSKEDETSDLHLNEQKGLPFNLENEPFLDTLVVDAAEDSLVSPEFLLCSEEVKMAELHEVSEEVLSESEDEGAFNHQKLVVVSPDDSSNTENLVSNSMSAQCVPDVNVKEVLQGDQEALSALPHESTCHSEEIFLSSGEINNDKVEVQSPSGGQGGLPKSEDEMAFTSLDIPNLLDEVISTEILPDNSGSSECIPDSYGIQSPRDREHAPSETLQEVLLDGSLASSDEGINSEIFSLYSRSSSCVSDVKIPEILRGGTSSEPENDLDFSFDERHPVIFPNMDCTENYANNPRTAVILEANMIETLNVAEEATAGSLHEVSSNFLGTLVAPDVSNGTRQSDKQLDLLSSSFAPIVDAFEPLQTGQGFSEMQCENDFTFQETKMSPKEVNNAENYLANTSDDDQDGNKTSTVALQTAEPRLSESQYEDIFTLPRTYMSPDDINDTQTYLSNDYASDLPQKVESHCPSEKESPQDPLSFEEILVLPDGVSQAANDLGSVKSPSCSKEVNLAAPLGIDQEETQQQDETILRVEDVYASENHFSSSESVDVPETILAETLQGADRLSSEILYDGIFSFEGTSISLDGDNNVEKISNNSGSAVHTAQINTTSLLGLQEGSLKPESVSASSCNDISIMEAPQELPTNAGSEKVFSKDKEPKEAEPEEMKEDLEDLDGDHVVSRTPSDVALNLYLLY, from the exons gcggagTTTGAGCTGGAGGCAACCCATCCAAGCACTGCCCATGCTCGTAATCCCTGCTCTAGCTACACTCATTTACGCTGCCTTCGTACGCTTCACCAGAATGC TTGATCTCAAGTACAAAAAAAGGCTTGAAAGGCTTCAAGAGGAGCAGCAGAAAATTGATAGTGAACCAAGGGAGTTCGATCAGAACAACCAAAGAAACATCCAG AACTGTGATGATATGAACGACGCTACTAATTCTTTGGTTGCAACTGATTTCATGGCACAAACTCCTAAGCTTAGTAAACAGTGCCAGTCGAGTATTAACCTGAGAGATGATGTTCAAGCAGATATGGCTTGGGGTCATAGCAAGGACTTCCAGCCAATGCCATCAGATGGCCTACGACAGAGAAGATTCTCAAGTGGAAAAACATACACGACCAACAGCAGTGCTATAGAAAGCAGTGAGGAAAGGACACAGAAAACACCATCTGTCTCCGCACATTCAAACCAGCATGTACATGTTGGTGATAATCACCGTTCAAGATCTGCTATATCCAGCATGCTTGCTGAACCTGCAAATATCCCTCATGAATTGCCTGCAGGAGATGGTGAGGAAGAAGGATTCGGTGGATTATGTGACACTGTGGACACTCGTTCCAGTCCCAGCAAGGAGAATCCCACCTCCCCAGTTGGTTCTCATAGTAGTTTCCGTGACAGTGATGATTCACGCTTAAGCGAACATGGGATTTCATCCTTGCCACCTGTAGAATTGTACAAAGTTAGTGAGGAACATTCACTGTCTCTACCAGAAAATCTTGAATTCTCTACTGTTTTTATTGACGAAGCTCCTGCATCTCCACCGGAGTACTTTGTTGCTCATAGTATCTTAAATGCCTTGAGCCTTAACCCATCTGATGTAGTACTATCTACATCAGGAACCTCCGAGAAGTTGCTTGCAGAAGGTGTCAAAGAGGAATCGTTGCTTGAGTCATACAAATTAGCACCGCTGCACACATATCCTTTGACTTCAGAGAACATCCCTACTCCATGTTCTGTCGTTGACAGCGGAGTGATAATTTCTTCTGATGAAGAGACCTATCCATTGCCATCTGTCTGTAGGAATATTCGCAGCAGTGCAGCTATTGTGAACATTGATACAGTCAGTCCTACATTGAACCTTCTTCCAGGGTTACTTGATCAGGGAATCGAGGACCTAGAATCGTCTGGCTTTCACGTAGCAGAGGAAAACATGATGCCATCCAATTTTGTTGAGGAGGTTTCAATATGCCCACATGCAGTAAAGAATATTGAACATTGCTTGGAGACTCCAGAGTTCTCTTTAAGCAGTCACGGGACTGAGAAAATGGAAGTTGCTGAAAATGTTAGGGAGTTAGCTGAAGAGGGTGGTGAGGATGCTAGGGAGAAAGAAATGTGTGAATTATACACAGAGAAGGAGAATGATACACTTGTCAATCTGGAGGATGAAGCTCCGCAAAGTGAGCATGTGGCCAGTACTACTGATAAGTGGTTGGAAACTTCAGAGTTCTCTTTATGCAGCCAAGATGCGAAGATGACGGAAGTTCTTGGAATTGTCAGCTCTGTTACAGTCAGTCCTGAATTGAACTATCCTGCATTTCCAGAGTTACTCGCGGAGGGTGATGAGGACTCGAAGGAGGATGAAACGTCTGACCTGCACTTAAATGAGCAGAAGGGCCTACCTTTTAATCTGGAGAATGAGCCTTTTCTGGATACACTTGTAGTTGATGCTGCTGAGGATTCATTAGTTTCACCAGAGTTTTTGTTATGCAGTGAAGAGGTCAAGATGGCCGAACTTCATGAAGTTTCCGAAGAAGTTTTGTCCGAATCAGAAGATGAGGGAGCATTTAATCATCAAAAGCTTGTTGTCGTGTCTCCAGATGATAGTAGTAACACTGAAAATTTGGTAAGCAATTCAATGTCTGCTCAGTGTGTCCCAGACGTCAATGTAAAAGaagttcttcaaggtgatCAGGAAGCATTGTCTGCGCTACCACATGAAAGCACTTGTCATTCCGAAGAAATATTCTTATCTTCAGGTGAGATCAATAATGATAAAGTCGAAGTCCAATCACCCTCTGGTGGTCAGGGTGGACTTCCTAAGTCTGAAGATGAAATGGCTTTCACTTCTCTGGATATTCCCAACTTGCTAGATGAGGTTATCAGTACAGAAATATTGCCAGACAACTCTGGATCTTCTGAATGTATCCCCGACAGCTATGGAATTCAATCTCCCCGTGACCGTGAGCACGCTCCATCTGAAACATTACAGGAAGTTCTTCTCGATGGAAGTCTGGCATCTTCAGACGAGGGCATAAACTCTGAAATATTTTCGCTCTATTCCAGATCATCTTCATGTGTTTCAGATGTTAAGATCCCAGAAATTCTCAGAGGTGGCACATCTTCTGAACCTGAAAATGATCTTGATTTTAGCTTTGATGAGAGGCACCCTGTGATATTTCCCAACATGGACTGTACAGAAAATTATGCAAACAACCCGAGGACTGCTGTTATTCTAGAGGCCAACATGATTGAAACTCTAAATGTTGCTGAAGAAGCAACTGCTGGTTCACTACATGAAGTTTCTTCAAACTTTTTGGGCACTCTTGTAGCTCCAGATGTAAGCAATGGCACGAGACAATCAGATAAACAGTTGGACTTACTGTCCTCTTCGTTTGCTCCAATAGTCGATGCATTTGAGCCATTGCAAACTGGTCAGGGGTTCTCTGAGATGCAATGTGAAAATGATTTTACTTTTCAGGAGACTAAAATGTCTCCTAAGGAGGTCAACAATGCTGAAAATTATTTGGCCAATACAAGTGATGATGATCAAGATGGCAACAAAACATCAACTGTAGCTCTGCAAACTGCTGAACCAAGGTTGTCCGAGTCTCAGTATGAAGACATTTTTACTCTTCCAAGGACCTACATGTCTCCTGATGATATTAATGATACTCAGACTTATTTGTCTAATGATTATGCTTCGGATCTTCCCCAGAAAGTGGAGAGTCATTGCCCCAGCGAAAAAGAATCACCTCAGGACCCCTTAAGTTTTGAGGAGATTTTGGTTTTACCAGACGGAGTTTCCCAAGCTGCAAATGATTTAGGCAGTGTGAAGTCACCGTCATGTTCTAAAGAGGTCAACTTAGCTGCACCTTTGGGGATTGATCAGGAAGAGACTCAGCAACAAGATGAGACCATATTGCGTGTTGAGGATGTTTACGCTTCTGAAAATCATTTTAGCAGTTCAGAGTCCGTAGATGTTCCAGAAACCATTCTGGCGGAGACTCTTCAGGGTGCAGATAGATTATCATCTGAGATACTTTACGATGGCATCTTCAGTTTTGAGGGGACATCAATATCCCTAGATGGTGACAACAATGTTGAGAAAATTTCTAACAATTCAGGTTCTGCTGTGCATACTGCACAGATTAACACGACAAGTCTTCTTGGTCTTCAAGAAGGATCTTTGAAGCCAGAATCTGTCTCTGCTTCATCTTGTAATGACATCAGCATCATGGAGGCTCCCCAAGAACTGCCCACAAATGCTGGAAGTGAAAAAG TTTTCTCTAAGGacaaggaaccaaaagaaGCTGAACCTGAGGAAATGAAAGAGGATTTAGAAGACTTGGATGGCGACCATGTGGTGAGTCGCACTCCCTCAGATGTTGCTCTGAACCTCTATCTTCTTTACTGA
- the LOC104583885 gene encoding uncharacterized protein LOC104583885 isoform X1, whose protein sequence is MASQPPPSPPPSMAAAGDAAPAGLFSGVWSRLHAAASSWRHRRGEATGDGGNEGEEAVRSRLVRRAAAARRVGRKLAFVSFNLEVLVFVYAFWRARRRSLSWRQPIQALPMLVIPALATLIYAAFVRFTRMLDLKYKKRLERLQEEQQKIDSEPREFDQNNQRNIQNCDDMNDATNSLVATDFMAQTPKLSKQCQSSINLRDDVQADMAWGHSKDFQPMPSDGLRQRRFSSGKTYTTNSSAIESSEERTQKTPSVSAHSNQHVHVGDNHRSRSAISSMLAEPANIPHELPAGDGEEEGFGGLCDTVDTRSSPSKENPTSPVGSHSSFRDSDDSRLSEHGISSLPPVELYKVSEEHSLSLPENLEFSTVFIDEAPASPPEYFVAHSILNALSLNPSDVVLSTSGTSEKLLAEGVKEESLLESYKLAPLHTYPLTSENIPTPCSVVDSGVIISSDEETYPLPSVCRNIRSSAAIVNIDTVSPTLNLLPGLLDQGIEDLESSGFHVAEENMMPSNFVEEVSICPHAVKNIEHCLETPEFSLSSHGTEKMEVAENVRELAEEGGEDAREKEMCELYTEKENDTLVNLEDEAPQSEHVASTTDKWLETSEFSLCSQDAKMTEVLGIVSSVTVSPELNYPAFPELLAEGDEDSKEDETSDLHLNEQKGLPFNLENEPFLDTLVVDAAEDSLVSPEFLLCSEEVKMAELHEVSEEVLSESEDEGAFNHQKLVVVSPDDSSNTENLVSNSMSAQCVPDVNVKEVLQGDQEALSALPHESTCHSEEIFLSSGEINNDKVEVQSPSGGQGGLPKSEDEMAFTSLDIPNLLDEVISTEILPDNSGSSECIPDSYGIQSPRDREHAPSETLQEVLLDGSLASSDEGINSEIFSLYSRSSSCVSDVKIPEILRGGTSSEPENDLDFSFDERHPVIFPNMDCTENYANNPRTAVILEANMIETLNVAEEATAGSLHEVSSNFLGTLVAPDVSNGTRQSDKQLDLLSSSFAPIVDAFEPLQTGQGFSEMQCENDFTFQETKMSPKEVNNAENYLANTSDDDQDGNKTSTVALQTAEPRLSESQYEDIFTLPRTYMSPDDINDTQTYLSNDYASDLPQKVESHCPSEKESPQDPLSFEEILVLPDGVSQAANDLGSVKSPSCSKEVNLAAPLGIDQEETQQQDETILRVEDVYASENHFSSSESVDVPETILAETLQGADRLSSEILYDGIFSFEGTSISLDGDNNVEKISNNSGSAVHTAQINTTSLLGLQEGSLKPESVSASSCNDISIMEAPQELPTNAGSEKVFSKDKEPKEAEPEEMKEDLEDLDGDHVNIPIDPFGVDEIATALVPMPSLEIYAQDATWRDSAKGTSSNNTENSTVCELADMQ, encoded by the exons gcggagTTTGAGCTGGAGGCAACCCATCCAAGCACTGCCCATGCTCGTAATCCCTGCTCTAGCTACACTCATTTACGCTGCCTTCGTACGCTTCACCAGAATGC TTGATCTCAAGTACAAAAAAAGGCTTGAAAGGCTTCAAGAGGAGCAGCAGAAAATTGATAGTGAACCAAGGGAGTTCGATCAGAACAACCAAAGAAACATCCAG AACTGTGATGATATGAACGACGCTACTAATTCTTTGGTTGCAACTGATTTCATGGCACAAACTCCTAAGCTTAGTAAACAGTGCCAGTCGAGTATTAACCTGAGAGATGATGTTCAAGCAGATATGGCTTGGGGTCATAGCAAGGACTTCCAGCCAATGCCATCAGATGGCCTACGACAGAGAAGATTCTCAAGTGGAAAAACATACACGACCAACAGCAGTGCTATAGAAAGCAGTGAGGAAAGGACACAGAAAACACCATCTGTCTCCGCACATTCAAACCAGCATGTACATGTTGGTGATAATCACCGTTCAAGATCTGCTATATCCAGCATGCTTGCTGAACCTGCAAATATCCCTCATGAATTGCCTGCAGGAGATGGTGAGGAAGAAGGATTCGGTGGATTATGTGACACTGTGGACACTCGTTCCAGTCCCAGCAAGGAGAATCCCACCTCCCCAGTTGGTTCTCATAGTAGTTTCCGTGACAGTGATGATTCACGCTTAAGCGAACATGGGATTTCATCCTTGCCACCTGTAGAATTGTACAAAGTTAGTGAGGAACATTCACTGTCTCTACCAGAAAATCTTGAATTCTCTACTGTTTTTATTGACGAAGCTCCTGCATCTCCACCGGAGTACTTTGTTGCTCATAGTATCTTAAATGCCTTGAGCCTTAACCCATCTGATGTAGTACTATCTACATCAGGAACCTCCGAGAAGTTGCTTGCAGAAGGTGTCAAAGAGGAATCGTTGCTTGAGTCATACAAATTAGCACCGCTGCACACATATCCTTTGACTTCAGAGAACATCCCTACTCCATGTTCTGTCGTTGACAGCGGAGTGATAATTTCTTCTGATGAAGAGACCTATCCATTGCCATCTGTCTGTAGGAATATTCGCAGCAGTGCAGCTATTGTGAACATTGATACAGTCAGTCCTACATTGAACCTTCTTCCAGGGTTACTTGATCAGGGAATCGAGGACCTAGAATCGTCTGGCTTTCACGTAGCAGAGGAAAACATGATGCCATCCAATTTTGTTGAGGAGGTTTCAATATGCCCACATGCAGTAAAGAATATTGAACATTGCTTGGAGACTCCAGAGTTCTCTTTAAGCAGTCACGGGACTGAGAAAATGGAAGTTGCTGAAAATGTTAGGGAGTTAGCTGAAGAGGGTGGTGAGGATGCTAGGGAGAAAGAAATGTGTGAATTATACACAGAGAAGGAGAATGATACACTTGTCAATCTGGAGGATGAAGCTCCGCAAAGTGAGCATGTGGCCAGTACTACTGATAAGTGGTTGGAAACTTCAGAGTTCTCTTTATGCAGCCAAGATGCGAAGATGACGGAAGTTCTTGGAATTGTCAGCTCTGTTACAGTCAGTCCTGAATTGAACTATCCTGCATTTCCAGAGTTACTCGCGGAGGGTGATGAGGACTCGAAGGAGGATGAAACGTCTGACCTGCACTTAAATGAGCAGAAGGGCCTACCTTTTAATCTGGAGAATGAGCCTTTTCTGGATACACTTGTAGTTGATGCTGCTGAGGATTCATTAGTTTCACCAGAGTTTTTGTTATGCAGTGAAGAGGTCAAGATGGCCGAACTTCATGAAGTTTCCGAAGAAGTTTTGTCCGAATCAGAAGATGAGGGAGCATTTAATCATCAAAAGCTTGTTGTCGTGTCTCCAGATGATAGTAGTAACACTGAAAATTTGGTAAGCAATTCAATGTCTGCTCAGTGTGTCCCAGACGTCAATGTAAAAGaagttcttcaaggtgatCAGGAAGCATTGTCTGCGCTACCACATGAAAGCACTTGTCATTCCGAAGAAATATTCTTATCTTCAGGTGAGATCAATAATGATAAAGTCGAAGTCCAATCACCCTCTGGTGGTCAGGGTGGACTTCCTAAGTCTGAAGATGAAATGGCTTTCACTTCTCTGGATATTCCCAACTTGCTAGATGAGGTTATCAGTACAGAAATATTGCCAGACAACTCTGGATCTTCTGAATGTATCCCCGACAGCTATGGAATTCAATCTCCCCGTGACCGTGAGCACGCTCCATCTGAAACATTACAGGAAGTTCTTCTCGATGGAAGTCTGGCATCTTCAGACGAGGGCATAAACTCTGAAATATTTTCGCTCTATTCCAGATCATCTTCATGTGTTTCAGATGTTAAGATCCCAGAAATTCTCAGAGGTGGCACATCTTCTGAACCTGAAAATGATCTTGATTTTAGCTTTGATGAGAGGCACCCTGTGATATTTCCCAACATGGACTGTACAGAAAATTATGCAAACAACCCGAGGACTGCTGTTATTCTAGAGGCCAACATGATTGAAACTCTAAATGTTGCTGAAGAAGCAACTGCTGGTTCACTACATGAAGTTTCTTCAAACTTTTTGGGCACTCTTGTAGCTCCAGATGTAAGCAATGGCACGAGACAATCAGATAAACAGTTGGACTTACTGTCCTCTTCGTTTGCTCCAATAGTCGATGCATTTGAGCCATTGCAAACTGGTCAGGGGTTCTCTGAGATGCAATGTGAAAATGATTTTACTTTTCAGGAGACTAAAATGTCTCCTAAGGAGGTCAACAATGCTGAAAATTATTTGGCCAATACAAGTGATGATGATCAAGATGGCAACAAAACATCAACTGTAGCTCTGCAAACTGCTGAACCAAGGTTGTCCGAGTCTCAGTATGAAGACATTTTTACTCTTCCAAGGACCTACATGTCTCCTGATGATATTAATGATACTCAGACTTATTTGTCTAATGATTATGCTTCGGATCTTCCCCAGAAAGTGGAGAGTCATTGCCCCAGCGAAAAAGAATCACCTCAGGACCCCTTAAGTTTTGAGGAGATTTTGGTTTTACCAGACGGAGTTTCCCAAGCTGCAAATGATTTAGGCAGTGTGAAGTCACCGTCATGTTCTAAAGAGGTCAACTTAGCTGCACCTTTGGGGATTGATCAGGAAGAGACTCAGCAACAAGATGAGACCATATTGCGTGTTGAGGATGTTTACGCTTCTGAAAATCATTTTAGCAGTTCAGAGTCCGTAGATGTTCCAGAAACCATTCTGGCGGAGACTCTTCAGGGTGCAGATAGATTATCATCTGAGATACTTTACGATGGCATCTTCAGTTTTGAGGGGACATCAATATCCCTAGATGGTGACAACAATGTTGAGAAAATTTCTAACAATTCAGGTTCTGCTGTGCATACTGCACAGATTAACACGACAAGTCTTCTTGGTCTTCAAGAAGGATCTTTGAAGCCAGAATCTGTCTCTGCTTCATCTTGTAATGACATCAGCATCATGGAGGCTCCCCAAGAACTGCCCACAAATGCTGGAAGTGAAAAAG TTTTCTCTAAGGacaaggaaccaaaagaaGCTGAACCTGAGGAAATGAAAGAGGATTTAGAAGACTTGGATGGCGACCATGTG AATATTCCCATCGATCCTTTTGGTGTAGATGAAATTGCAACTGCTCTGGTACCAATGCCTTCTTTGGAAATTTATGCACAAGATGCTACTTGGAGAGATTCAGCAAAGGGGACAAGCAGTAATAACACTGAGAACAGTACAGTGTGTGAGCTAGCTGACATGCAGTAA